From Cydia fagiglandana chromosome 6, ilCydFagi1.1, whole genome shotgun sequence, the proteins below share one genomic window:
- the LOC134665319 gene encoding 3-oxoacyl-[acyl-carrier-protein] synthase, mitochondrial, with protein sequence MVMFAAQKSILFIVKMKLYHQLRKYATSNARRVVVTGLGVVSPLGCGTKLAWNNLLKGHCGIVALQGEEYSKLPCKVAGLIPTQEGDDVTKALSKSNLRSMAPATCLALLATSEALNDAIWLPESDKDKENTGVALGMGMIDLKDVCDTNDALKLGYNKVSPFFVPRILPNMAAGHISIKYGLRGPNHAVSTACATGAHSIGDAFRFIRNGDADVMVCGGAESCISPLAIAGFCRLRALSTAFNDTPEQASRPFDKKRDGFVMGEGAAVLILEEYEHAVNRNAKMYAEILGYGLSGDASHITTPREDGTGAVLSMSRALRDSNIDKEQITYINAHATSTPVGDGIESTAIKALFQKHSTNISVSSTKGAHGHLLGAAGNLEAVFTVLTCHHGILPPTLNLDDAVDDLNYVSKVSKPWQAEKRVALKNSFGFGGTNATLCIAQL encoded by the coding sequence ATGGTTATGTTTGCTGCTCaaaaatcaatattatttattgtcaaaATGAAGCTTTATCACCAGTTAAGAAAATATGCAACTTCAAATGCACGAAGAGTCGTGGTTACCGGTCTAGGCGTAGTTAGTCCATTAGGTTGTGGAACGAAATTAGCATGGAATAACCTTTTAAAAGGTCACTGTGGGATAGTAGCCCTTCAAGGGGAGGAATACTCTAAATTACCCTGTAAAGTTGCCGGTCTAATACCGACGCAAGAAGGTGATGATGTTACAAAGGCACTATCTAAATCCAATTTAAGATCAATGGCTCCGGCTACTTGTTTAGCTCTTTTAGCTACATCAGAAGCATTAAATGATGCTATATGGTTACCAGAGTCTGATAAAGACAAGGAGAATACCGGTGTTGCTTTGGGGATGGGAATGATAGACTTGAAAGACGTTTGCGATACAAATGATGCTTTAAAATTAGGTTACAATAAAGTTAGCCCATTTTTTGTACCAAGAATATTACCTAACATGGCAGCAGGCCACATAAGTATAAAGTATGGCCTCAGAGGCCCGAACCATGCTGTTTCAACAGCTTGTGCAACGGGTGCTCATTCAATAGGAGATGCTTTTCGGTTTATTAGGAATGGAGATGCTGATGTAATGGTGTGCGGAGGAGCTGAGTCCTGTATTAGTCCTCTAGCTATCGCTGGCTTCTGCCGGTTACGAGCTCTCAGTACTGCCTTCAATGATACGCCAGAGCAAGCCTCAAGACCATTTGACAAGAAGAGAGATGGATTTGTAATGGGTGAAGGTGCTGCTGTATTAATCCTAGAAGAGTATGAACATGCTGTCAACCGAAATGCTAAAATGTATGCGGAAATATTAGGCTATGGGTTATCAGGAGATGCTTCCCATATAACAACCCCTAGAGAGGATGGGACTGGAGCAGTGTTATCTATGAGTAGAGCTCTGCGAGACAGCAACATTGACAAAGAACAGATAACTTACATCAATGCTCATGCCACATCCACTCCCGTTGGTGATGGAATTGAATCAACAGCAATTAAAGCTCTATTCCAGAAGCACAGCACTAATATCTCTGTATCATCTACTAAGGGTGCTCACGGTCACTTGCTGGGGGCAGCAGGCAATCTGGAAGCTGTTTTTACTGTGCTCACTTGCCACCATGGAATATTACCTCCAACCTTGAACTTAGATGATGCTGTTGATGATTTAAATTATGTATCCAAAGTGTCTAAACCTTGGCAAGCAGAAAAGAGAGTAGCCCTAAAAAATTCCTTTGGCTTTGGAGGCACTAATGCCACACTCTGTATAGCTCAGTTATGA
- the LOC134665603 gene encoding neuferricin homolog isoform X3, with product MFGKKTVLFTVIVLTASVFFRTRLEELFESCKSLLLRHENNIEGIFSPSQLAEYKGLKKDKLYLALMGVVYDVTEGKRHYSSDAPYHYFVGKDGSRAFITGDFQDESEDKDNVLTLSCNELFNLINWKNTLKEKYTSVGLLIGRFYDEQGRKTEYSKLFDGKIDECTIEKEIAKKQEGKIPPCNMEWTSSEGTRVWCTKTSGGISRDWAGLPRQLYSPGGQQPRCVCVNPEDDHSSTLLKTYDNCLETSSSCYVKN from the exons ATGTTTGgtaaaaaaacagttttgtttACGGTAATTGTACTTACAGCAAGTGTTTTCTTTAGAACTCGTTTGGAGGAATTGTTTGAAAGTTGTAAAAGTTTACTTTTACGACATGAGAATAATATTGAAGGTATATTCTCGCCTTCACAATTAGCAGAATATAAGGGATTaaaaaaagataaactgtatttGGCTTTAATGGGTGTTGTTTACGATGTGACGGAGGGCAAAAGGCATTACAGCAGCGATGCACCATATCATTACTTTGTGG gGAAGGATGGCTCTCGAGCTTTTATAACAGGAGACTTTCAAGATGAGAGTGAAGACAAGGACAATGTGCTAACTCTGTCCTGTAATGAGTTGTTCAACTTGATCAACTGGAAGAATaccttaaaagaaaaatatacatCTGTAG GTTTACTGATTGGCAGATTTTATGATGAACAGGGAAGAAAAACAGAATATTCGAAATTATTTGATGGCAAAATAGATGAGTGCACAATAGAGAAGGAGATAGCTAAGAAGCAGGAGGGCAAGATTCCGCCATGCAACATGGAGTGGACCTCCAGTGAAGGCACTCGGGTGTGGTGTACAAAGACGAG CGGTGGCATCTCAAGAGATTGGGCTGGTCTGCCACGCCAGCTCTACAGCCCTGGGGGTCAACAACCTCGCTGCGTCTGTGTAAACCCAGAGGATGATCACTCATCTACACTTTTGAAGACATATGATAATTGCCTAGAAACATCATCCTCATGTTATg
- the LOC134665603 gene encoding neuferricin homolog isoform X1, with protein sequence MFGKKTVLFTVIVLTASVFFRTRLEELFESCKSLLLRHENNIEGIFSPSQLAEYKGLKKDKLYLALMGVVYDVTEGKRHYSSDAPYHYFVGKDGSRAFITGDFQDESEDKDNVLTLSCNELFNLINWKNTLKEKYTSSNIFAGLLIGRFYDEQGRKTEYSKLFDGKIDECTIEKEIAKKQEGKIPPCNMEWTSSEGTRVWCTKTSGGISRDWAGLPRQLYSPGGQQPRCVCVNPEDDHSSTLLKTYDNCLETSSSCYVKN encoded by the exons ATGTTTGgtaaaaaaacagttttgtttACGGTAATTGTACTTACAGCAAGTGTTTTCTTTAGAACTCGTTTGGAGGAATTGTTTGAAAGTTGTAAAAGTTTACTTTTACGACATGAGAATAATATTGAAGGTATATTCTCGCCTTCACAATTAGCAGAATATAAGGGATTaaaaaaagataaactgtatttGGCTTTAATGGGTGTTGTTTACGATGTGACGGAGGGCAAAAGGCATTACAGCAGCGATGCACCATATCATTACTTTGTGGGTAAG GATGGCTCTCGAGCTTTTATAACAGGAGACTTTCAAGATGAGAGTGAAGACAAGGACAATGTGCTAACTCTGTCCTGTAATGAGTTGTTCAACTTGATCAACTGGAAGAATaccttaaaagaaaaatatacatCT TCCAATATCTTTGCAGGTTTACTGATTGGCAGATTTTATGATGAACAGGGAAGAAAAACAGAATATTCGAAATTATTTGATGGCAAAATAGATGAGTGCACAATAGAGAAGGAGATAGCTAAGAAGCAGGAGGGCAAGATTCCGCCATGCAACATGGAGTGGACCTCCAGTGAAGGCACTCGGGTGTGGTGTACAAAGACGAG CGGTGGCATCTCAAGAGATTGGGCTGGTCTGCCACGCCAGCTCTACAGCCCTGGGGGTCAACAACCTCGCTGCGTCTGTGTAAACCCAGAGGATGATCACTCATCTACACTTTTGAAGACATATGATAATTGCCTAGAAACATCATCCTCATGTTATg
- the LOC134665603 gene encoding neuferricin homolog isoform X2, which translates to MFGKKTVLFTVIVLTASVFFRTRLEELFESCKSLLLRHENNIEGIFSPSQLAEYKGLKKDKLYLALMGVVYDVTEGKRHYSSDAPYHYFVGKDGSRAFITGDFQDESEDKDNVLTLSCNELFNLINWKNTLKEKYTSVGLLIGRFYDEQGRKTEYSKLFDGKIDECTIEKEIAKKQEGKIPPCNMEWTSSEGTRVWCTKTSGGISRDWAGLPRQLYSPGGQQPRCVCVNPEDDHSSTLLKTYDNCLETSSSCYVKN; encoded by the exons ATGTTTGgtaaaaaaacagttttgtttACGGTAATTGTACTTACAGCAAGTGTTTTCTTTAGAACTCGTTTGGAGGAATTGTTTGAAAGTTGTAAAAGTTTACTTTTACGACATGAGAATAATATTGAAGGTATATTCTCGCCTTCACAATTAGCAGAATATAAGGGATTaaaaaaagataaactgtatttGGCTTTAATGGGTGTTGTTTACGATGTGACGGAGGGCAAAAGGCATTACAGCAGCGATGCACCATATCATTACTTTGTGGGTAAG GATGGCTCTCGAGCTTTTATAACAGGAGACTTTCAAGATGAGAGTGAAGACAAGGACAATGTGCTAACTCTGTCCTGTAATGAGTTGTTCAACTTGATCAACTGGAAGAATaccttaaaagaaaaatatacatCTGTAG GTTTACTGATTGGCAGATTTTATGATGAACAGGGAAGAAAAACAGAATATTCGAAATTATTTGATGGCAAAATAGATGAGTGCACAATAGAGAAGGAGATAGCTAAGAAGCAGGAGGGCAAGATTCCGCCATGCAACATGGAGTGGACCTCCAGTGAAGGCACTCGGGTGTGGTGTACAAAGACGAG CGGTGGCATCTCAAGAGATTGGGCTGGTCTGCCACGCCAGCTCTACAGCCCTGGGGGTCAACAACCTCGCTGCGTCTGTGTAAACCCAGAGGATGATCACTCATCTACACTTTTGAAGACATATGATAATTGCCTAGAAACATCATCCTCATGTTATg